A window of Rhizobium acidisoli contains these coding sequences:
- a CDS encoding ABC transporter substrate-binding protein produces MNFMLKNAAFGGRRIVSMAAAAGLLLAGAGAASATTVVKWLHLELDPKNVAAWEDIVKKYEAQHPDVDIQMQFLENEAFKAKLPTLLQSDDVPDFFFSWGGGVLKQQSETGALQDVTAALDADGGKLRSAYTPASVDGLTFDGKTWAIPYKVGLVSFFYNKALFAKAGVKTEDIKSWADFLATVKKIKAAGIVPIAGGGGEKWPIHFYWSYLVMREGGQKVFEAAKNGEGEGFLDPAIIKAGDDLAELGKLEPFQPGYLGATWPQTLGVFGDGKAAMILGFEATEANQRKNAGDGKGLSSDNIGRFVFPTVEGGAGKPTDTLGGLNGWAVTKKASKEALDFLAFLTNAENERAMAKSGMLLPVAVGADDGVVNPLLAESAKQLAGSTWHQNFFDQDLGAAVGRVVNDVSVEIVSGQMNSKDGAQMIQDAFELEQ; encoded by the coding sequence ATGAATTTTATGCTGAAGAACGCCGCTTTCGGCGGCAGGCGCATTGTATCCATGGCTGCGGCAGCCGGCCTGTTGTTGGCGGGAGCGGGTGCTGCCTCGGCGACGACGGTGGTGAAATGGCTGCATCTCGAGCTCGACCCGAAAAACGTCGCGGCCTGGGAAGACATCGTCAAGAAATACGAAGCCCAGCATCCCGACGTCGACATCCAGATGCAGTTCCTCGAAAACGAGGCCTTCAAGGCCAAGCTTCCGACATTGCTGCAGTCCGACGACGTGCCGGATTTCTTTTTCAGCTGGGGCGGCGGCGTGTTGAAGCAGCAGTCGGAGACCGGCGCGCTGCAGGATGTGACGGCAGCGCTTGATGCCGATGGCGGCAAGTTGCGCAGCGCCTATACCCCGGCTTCGGTCGATGGCCTGACCTTCGACGGCAAGACCTGGGCCATTCCCTATAAGGTCGGTCTCGTCAGCTTCTTCTACAACAAGGCGCTGTTTGCCAAGGCTGGCGTCAAAACCGAAGACATCAAGAGCTGGGCCGATTTTCTCGCCACGGTGAAGAAGATCAAGGCGGCCGGTATCGTGCCGATTGCCGGCGGCGGCGGCGAGAAATGGCCGATCCATTTCTACTGGAGCTATCTCGTCATGCGCGAGGGCGGCCAGAAGGTCTTCGAAGCCGCCAAGAACGGCGAGGGCGAAGGCTTCCTCGATCCGGCAATCATCAAGGCCGGCGACGACCTCGCCGAACTCGGCAAGCTCGAACCGTTCCAGCCCGGCTATCTCGGTGCGACCTGGCCGCAGACGCTCGGCGTTTTCGGCGACGGCAAGGCGGCGATGATCCTCGGCTTTGAAGCGACCGAGGCCAACCAGCGCAAGAATGCCGGCGACGGCAAGGGTCTTTCCTCAGACAATATCGGCCGTTTCGTCTTCCCGACGGTCGAAGGTGGCGCCGGCAAGCCGACCGATACGCTCGGCGGCCTGAACGGCTGGGCCGTCACCAAGAAGGCCTCCAAGGAAGCGCTCGATTTCCTCGCTTTCCTCACCAATGCGGAGAACGAGCGGGCGATGGCCAAATCAGGCATGTTGCTGCCCGTTGCCGTCGGCGCCGATGACGGCGTCGTCAATCCGCTGCTGGCCGAATCGGCCAAACAGCTTGCCGGTTCGACCTGGCATCAGAACTTCTTCGACCAGGATCTCGGTGCTGCCGTCGGCCGCGTCGTCAACGACGTCTCCGTGGAAATCGTCTCCGGCCAGATGAATTCCAAGGACGGCGCCCAGATGATCCAGGACGCTTTCGAGCTGGAACAATAA
- a CDS encoding carbohydrate ABC transporter permease, with the protein MANISVPSMTSAARPARRAANRKSSVAHDRLTVLLIFLPPALLLFTLFVIMPMGEAAWYSLYKWNGYGTPTDFIGLRNFQVLFRNAAFTQALVNNGLIIVISICIQVPLAIWLATMLAHRIPGVVGYRLIFFLPYVLADVAAGLIWRFVYDGDYGLFAAVSNFFGFANPYVLADKDVAIYAVLGVIVWKYFGFHMMLFIAGLQSVDKSVLEAAEIDGATGWQKFRYVTLPLLGSTLRLSIFFAVVGSLQLFDMIMPLTGGGPSNSTQTMVTFLYTYGVMRMQVGLGSAVGVVLFIICVTLAFGYKRIFMRHD; encoded by the coding sequence ATGGCCAATATTTCAGTACCCTCGATGACTTCGGCCGCAAGGCCGGCAAGACGGGCGGCAAACCGGAAAAGCTCGGTCGCTCACGACCGGCTGACGGTGCTGCTCATCTTTCTGCCGCCGGCGCTGCTGCTGTTCACGCTCTTCGTCATCATGCCGATGGGCGAGGCGGCCTGGTACAGCCTCTACAAATGGAACGGCTACGGCACGCCAACCGATTTCATCGGCCTGCGCAATTTCCAGGTGCTGTTCCGCAATGCCGCTTTCACCCAGGCGCTGGTCAATAACGGCCTGATCATCGTCATCTCGATCTGCATCCAGGTGCCGCTTGCCATCTGGCTTGCCACCATGCTCGCCCACCGCATTCCCGGCGTCGTCGGCTACCGGCTGATCTTCTTCCTGCCCTATGTGCTGGCAGATGTTGCCGCGGGCCTCATCTGGCGCTTCGTCTATGATGGCGATTACGGCCTGTTTGCCGCCGTTTCCAATTTCTTCGGCTTTGCCAATCCTTACGTGCTCGCCGACAAGGATGTGGCGATTTATGCCGTGCTCGGCGTCATCGTCTGGAAATATTTCGGCTTTCACATGATGCTGTTCATCGCCGGCCTGCAATCGGTCGACAAGAGCGTGCTCGAAGCGGCCGAAATCGACGGCGCCACCGGCTGGCAGAAATTCCGCTATGTCACCCTGCCGCTGCTTGGCTCGACCCTGCGTCTCTCCATCTTCTTTGCCGTCGTCGGCTCGCTGCAGCTCTTCGATATGATCATGCCGCTCACCGGCGGCGGGCCGTCCAACTCGACGCAGACGATGGTCACCTTCCTCTACACCTATGGCGTCATGCGCATGCAGGTCGGCCTCGGCAGCGCCGTCGGCGTCGTACTTTTCATCATCTGCGTGACGCTCGCCTTCGGTTACAAAAGGATCTTCATGCGCCATGACTGA
- a CDS encoding carbohydrate ABC transporter permease yields the protein MTDMSSSIRMSASTRIYLYVSLSLIAAIVLIPLLTTALGGFKTLGDLRTNPFGMPTEWQWTNYTDILFGERYWLQIGNSLIIAALTVLLTLIVSSMAAFAFAHVRFFGSSFLLNYFLLGLMFPAATAILPLFIRIRDLGLLNTYWGVVLPQVAFGLGMSILLFRNYFRNLPEELFQAAFVDGCGYLRFFWHVSLPLSRPIVATVSIISFVGSWNSYILPLIMLNSESKYPWPLGIMVYRGEYGTEWQLVLAFITLTILPTIIVFFVAQRHIIAGLTAGAVKS from the coding sequence ATGACTGATATGAGCTCTTCCATCCGCATGAGTGCGTCGACACGCATCTATCTCTACGTGTCGCTGAGCCTGATTGCCGCGATCGTGCTTATCCCGTTGCTGACGACGGCGCTCGGCGGCTTCAAGACGCTGGGCGACCTGCGCACCAATCCCTTCGGCATGCCGACGGAATGGCAATGGACGAATTATACCGACATTCTCTTCGGCGAGCGCTACTGGCTGCAGATCGGCAATTCGCTGATCATTGCGGCACTCACCGTGCTGCTGACGCTGATCGTCTCGTCGATGGCGGCCTTCGCCTTTGCCCATGTCCGCTTCTTCGGCTCGTCCTTTCTGCTGAATTATTTCCTGCTCGGCCTGATGTTTCCGGCGGCGACCGCGATCCTGCCGCTCTTCATCCGCATCCGCGATCTCGGCCTGCTGAACACCTATTGGGGCGTGGTGCTGCCGCAGGTGGCCTTCGGTCTCGGCATGAGCATCCTGTTGTTTCGCAACTATTTCCGTAACCTCCCGGAAGAATTGTTCCAGGCGGCCTTTGTCGACGGCTGCGGTTATCTCAGGTTTTTCTGGCATGTCTCGCTGCCGCTTTCCCGGCCGATCGTCGCCACCGTCAGCATCATCTCCTTCGTCGGCAGCTGGAACAGCTACATCCTGCCGCTGATCATGCTGAACTCAGAATCGAAATATCCCTGGCCACTCGGCATCATGGTCTATCGCGGCGAATACGGCACCGAATGGCAGCTGGTGCTCGCCTTCATCACGCTGACCATCCTGCCCACCATCATCGTCTTTTTCGTCGCCCAGCGGCACATCATCGCCGGCCTGACCGCCGGCGCCGTCAAGTCCTGA
- a CDS encoding ABC transporter ATP-binding protein, producing MASVSLHDVTKAYGAVDVIHGISLDIQDGEFVALVGPSGCGKSTLLRMIAGLEEITDGEIAIGGNIVNAMTPRERNIAMVFQSYALYPHMTVAENMGFNLKLAGVAKPQIEARVAEAARMLDLAQLLDRKPAQLSGGQRQRVAMGRAVVRNPAVFLFDEPLSNLDAKLRVQMRSEIKTLHQKVKTTSIYVTHDQIEAMTLADRIVVLNQGRVEQQGTPLELYRKPANLFVAAFIGSPAMNMLEGTVEGENGAPAARLDDGTAIRIAPDRRVRPGQAVTIGLRPEHLIPGISGETPLAGRTMLVEPTGAQTHVVFDLAGQQVTAIVDGEYPARYGAVFEASIASDQVHVFDRGSGVAL from the coding sequence ATGGCATCCGTTTCACTGCACGATGTAACTAAGGCCTATGGCGCCGTCGACGTCATCCATGGCATTTCGCTTGATATTCAGGATGGCGAATTCGTCGCCCTCGTCGGCCCGTCCGGCTGCGGAAAATCGACGCTGCTGCGGATGATCGCCGGCCTCGAGGAGATCACCGACGGCGAGATTGCGATCGGCGGCAATATCGTCAACGCCATGACGCCGCGCGAGCGCAACATCGCCATGGTCTTCCAGTCCTATGCTCTCTATCCGCACATGACCGTCGCGGAAAACATGGGCTTCAATCTGAAGCTCGCCGGCGTCGCCAAGCCGCAGATAGAGGCTCGTGTGGCCGAGGCCGCCCGCATGCTCGATCTCGCCCAACTGCTCGACCGCAAGCCGGCCCAACTTTCCGGCGGCCAGCGCCAGCGCGTCGCCATGGGCCGTGCCGTCGTGCGCAATCCGGCCGTCTTCCTGTTCGACGAGCCGCTCTCCAATCTCGATGCGAAGCTGCGCGTGCAGATGCGCTCGGAGATCAAGACGCTGCATCAGAAGGTGAAGACGACGTCGATCTATGTCACCCACGACCAGATCGAAGCGATGACGTTGGCCGACCGCATCGTCGTGCTCAATCAGGGCAGGGTGGAGCAGCAGGGAACGCCGCTTGAACTCTACCGGAAACCGGCCAATCTCTTCGTCGCCGCCTTCATCGGCTCGCCGGCGATGAACATGCTCGAGGGTACGGTGGAGGGCGAAAACGGCGCGCCCGCCGCCCGCCTCGACGACGGCACGGCGATCCGCATCGCGCCCGACCGCAGAGTCAGGCCCGGCCAGGCCGTCACCATCGGCTTGCGCCCCGAACATCTCATTCCCGGCATATCGGGCGAGACGCCGCTTGCCGGCCGCACCATGCTGGTGGAGCCGACAGGCGCCCAGACCCATGTGGTCTTCGATCTCGCCGGCCAGCAGGTCACCGCCATCGTCGACGGCGAATACCCGGCCCGCTACGGCGCAGTCTTCGAAGCAAGCATCGCCAGCGACCAGGTGCATGTCTTCGACCGAGGCAGTGGGGTGGCGCTCTGA
- the kdgD gene encoding 5-dehydro-4-deoxyglucarate dehydratase, whose amino-acid sequence MMNPIELKKAVGSGLLSFPVTHFDDQLTFDEAKYRRHVEWLSGFDAAALFAAGGTGEFFSLNPAEIPQVVRAAKASAGKTPIISGTGYGTSLAIEIAKAAEKAGADGLLLLPPYLMFAEQAGLIAHVKAVCQSVGIGVIVYNRDNAVLTAESIARLAEECPNLIGFKDGVGDVDKVIEITTLLGDRLVYVGGMPTHEVYAQAYFAAGVTTYSSAVFNFVPALAQRFYGALRTGDQATVDEILKSFFFPFVALRNRKKGYAVSIIKAGLRVLGQNPGPVRPPLTDLTQEELTLLEKIVQANGVSRIAAE is encoded by the coding sequence ATGATGAACCCGATTGAATTGAAGAAGGCCGTCGGTAGTGGTCTCCTCTCGTTTCCGGTGACGCATTTCGACGATCAGCTGACATTCGACGAGGCGAAATACCGTCGTCATGTCGAATGGCTTTCGGGTTTTGACGCGGCTGCGCTGTTTGCCGCCGGCGGCACGGGAGAGTTCTTCTCCCTCAATCCGGCCGAAATCCCGCAGGTCGTCCGCGCCGCCAAGGCTTCGGCCGGCAAGACGCCGATCATCTCGGGCACCGGCTACGGCACGTCGCTCGCCATCGAGATCGCAAAGGCGGCCGAGAAGGCAGGCGCGGACGGGCTGCTGCTGCTGCCGCCCTATCTGATGTTTGCCGAGCAGGCCGGCCTGATCGCGCATGTCAAGGCGGTCTGCCAATCGGTCGGCATCGGCGTCATCGTCTATAACCGCGACAACGCCGTCCTGACGGCCGAGAGCATCGCCCGGCTTGCTGAGGAATGCCCGAACCTGATCGGTTTCAAGGACGGCGTCGGTGATGTCGACAAGGTGATCGAAATCACCACGCTGCTCGGTGACCGGCTGGTCTATGTCGGCGGCATGCCGACCCACGAGGTCTATGCGCAAGCCTATTTCGCCGCCGGCGTGACGACCTATTCCTCGGCCGTCTTCAACTTCGTCCCGGCGCTGGCCCAGCGCTTCTACGGTGCCTTGCGCACCGGCGACCAGGCGACCGTCGACGAAATCCTGAAGAGCTTCTTCTTCCCCTTCGTCGCATTGCGCAACCGCAAGAAGGGTTATGCCGTCTCGATCATCAAGGCCGGTCTTCGCGTCCTCGGCCAGAACCCCGGCCCGGTTCGCCCGCCCTTGACGGATCTCACCCAGGAAGAGCTCACCCTCTTGGAAAAGATCGTCCAGGCCAACGGCGTCTCGCGGATCGCGGCCGAGTAG
- a CDS encoding mannonate dehydratase produces the protein MYLGTQVAARDDDDYRIFAQLGVKHINADPPGEPSSWTLSDLERHRDKVESFGLILDMIQLPLPSQPIEKASYPDILLAGPERDRQIDAVCKLIENTAAAGIPAVKYNLNLIGIPRTPDEPGRGGSMNASFRWDKTDQQAAPGLAGVLSEDENWERIDYFLERVVPVAASNRVRLACHPHDPYTPPGFRGVTRVLGTVEGLKKFVLMRENPYHGLNFCQGSIGEMLENPGKEIDDVIRWFGERNKIFNVHFRNIRGGKLSFMETFPDEGDMDMVRSARIYKEVGFKYMLMPDHVPTVSGKDPSATAFAYCYGYIAALLQTLESA, from the coding sequence ATGTATCTGGGAACACAGGTCGCCGCGCGGGATGACGACGATTATCGCATCTTCGCGCAACTGGGTGTGAAGCATATCAACGCCGATCCGCCGGGAGAACCGAGCAGCTGGACGCTTTCAGACCTCGAGCGCCATCGCGACAAGGTCGAAAGCTTCGGCCTGATCCTCGACATGATCCAGCTGCCGCTGCCCTCGCAGCCGATCGAGAAGGCGTCCTATCCCGATATCCTGCTCGCCGGCCCGGAGCGCGACAGGCAGATCGACGCCGTCTGCAAACTGATCGAGAATACCGCGGCGGCCGGCATTCCGGCGGTGAAATACAATCTCAACCTGATCGGCATTCCCCGCACACCCGATGAGCCGGGACGCGGCGGCTCGATGAATGCCAGCTTCCGCTGGGACAAGACCGATCAGCAGGCCGCGCCCGGCCTTGCCGGCGTTCTCTCCGAAGACGAAAACTGGGAGCGTATCGACTATTTCCTCGAACGCGTCGTTCCCGTCGCCGCAAGCAACCGCGTCAGGCTCGCCTGCCATCCGCATGATCCCTATACGCCGCCGGGCTTTCGCGGCGTCACGCGGGTGCTCGGCACCGTCGAAGGCCTGAAGAAGTTCGTGCTGATGCGGGAAAACCCCTATCACGGCCTCAATTTCTGCCAGGGCTCGATCGGCGAGATGCTGGAAAATCCCGGCAAGGAGATCGACGACGTCATCCGCTGGTTCGGCGAACGCAACAAGATCTTCAACGTCCACTTCCGCAATATCCGCGGCGGCAAACTCTCCTTCATGGAGACCTTCCCGGACGAAGGCGACATGGACATGGTCCGCTCGGCCCGGATCTACAAGGAAGTGGGCTTCAAATATATGCTGATGCCCGACCATGTGCCGACCGTCAGCGGCAAGGACCCTTCCGCCACCGCATTCGCCTATTGCTACGGCTATATCGCAGCCCTTCTGCAGACGCTCGAAAGCGCCTGA
- a CDS encoding FadR/GntR family transcriptional regulator, producing the protein MTILSRGRQRLAQQVIDQLRAQIETGMLRVGDQLPTEPQLEATFGVSRTVVREAIADLRSAGFVKPIQGKGVFVADPKANSVLSLTPVEIKSIPETLELLEFRMAAEGEAAAIAAYRRTAEQEAAIREANRRMANLIETGQQTVEADYTFHMAIAAATNNRFYVDVLRQFGPKAIPRGQFPTLPEANDRDYLQKVYAEHVEILSAIADQDPDRARQAMRAHMMASQRRYRMLSEQQ; encoded by the coding sequence ATGACGATACTCAGCCGCGGCCGGCAAAGACTGGCGCAACAGGTCATCGATCAGCTGCGGGCGCAGATCGAGACGGGCATGCTGCGGGTCGGCGACCAGCTGCCGACCGAGCCCCAGCTCGAAGCGACCTTCGGGGTCAGCCGCACCGTGGTGCGCGAAGCGATTGCCGACCTCAGGTCGGCGGGCTTCGTCAAGCCGATCCAGGGCAAAGGCGTGTTTGTCGCGGACCCGAAGGCAAATTCTGTCCTGTCATTGACGCCGGTGGAAATCAAAAGCATTCCGGAAACCCTTGAGTTGCTGGAGTTCCGCATGGCGGCCGAGGGTGAAGCGGCGGCGATTGCCGCCTATCGCCGCACCGCCGAGCAGGAGGCGGCGATCCGTGAGGCCAACCGCCGCATGGCGAACCTGATCGAGACCGGGCAGCAGACGGTGGAGGCGGATTACACCTTCCACATGGCGATCGCCGCCGCCACCAACAACCGATTCTATGTCGATGTTCTGCGCCAATTCGGCCCCAAGGCGATCCCCCGCGGCCAGTTTCCGACGCTGCCCGAGGCCAATGATCGCGACTATCTGCAGAAGGTCTATGCCGAACATGTCGAGATTCTCTCGGCCATCGCCGATCAGGATCCGGATCGCGCCCGCCAGGCGATGCGAGCACATATGATGGCCAGCCAACGTCGCTATCGGATGCTCTCCGAGCAGCAATAG
- a CDS encoding ABC transporter substrate-binding protein, with product MKHFSKGLFVGAVFGALTIAAPQLQAATPQDQLVFGTSLAQVLSLDPQQATEGKAVEIMSNLYDRLVASTADGKILPQLAESWKVDDKGITFTLRKANFASGNPVTSKDVVYSLARLLKMDQAAAANLKRVGYDKNNVDKLVKAVDDQTVRIDLSDQVTAELLLYRLTTTTTSVVDSVEVESHAVDNDYGNAWMRTHSAGSGPFTLNRWSPNELVILDANKNYMTGAPKMKRVIVRHVPESQVERLMLERGDIDIASALTASDLATFQAKQGFAIQRIPTGGFYVLSMNAGNQYLSNPKVREAIAYGIDYKGIEKTIMGPYGRARTVPVPENFEYAIPSPDWQLNVEKSKQLLSEAGFKDGFSLTLKTIAQTPRIDLATAIQASLAQVGIKIDIQQGNGSEIIAAHRARDFDLLIPQTSAYMPNVLGSMEQFSSNPDNSKEANNAGNFVWRSAWDIPELTALTAKASMEPDAKKRGELYVQMQKMFVEQKPAVLPMFERFEPIVLTGRVQGYVGHPSQMTRLENVTKVETQ from the coding sequence ATGAAGCATTTTTCTAAAGGCTTGTTCGTCGGCGCCGTTTTCGGCGCCCTGACAATCGCCGCACCGCAGCTGCAGGCCGCGACCCCGCAGGACCAATTGGTGTTCGGGACATCGCTGGCGCAGGTTCTGTCCCTCGATCCGCAGCAGGCGACCGAAGGCAAGGCCGTCGAGATCATGTCCAATCTTTACGACCGGCTGGTCGCCAGTACGGCTGATGGTAAGATCCTTCCGCAGCTGGCGGAAAGCTGGAAGGTTGACGACAAGGGCATCACCTTCACGCTGCGCAAGGCCAATTTCGCCTCCGGCAATCCGGTGACTTCGAAGGACGTCGTCTATTCGCTGGCGCGGCTCTTGAAGATGGATCAGGCCGCCGCCGCCAACCTCAAGCGCGTCGGCTACGACAAGAACAATGTCGATAAGCTCGTCAAGGCGGTCGACGACCAGACGGTGCGCATCGATCTCTCCGACCAGGTGACGGCGGAACTTCTGCTCTACCGGCTGACGACGACCACCACCAGCGTGGTCGACAGCGTCGAGGTCGAAAGCCACGCCGTCGACAATGACTACGGCAACGCCTGGATGCGGACGCATTCGGCCGGCTCCGGCCCGTTCACCCTCAACCGCTGGTCTCCGAACGAATTGGTCATTCTCGACGCCAACAAGAATTATATGACCGGCGCGCCGAAGATGAAGCGCGTCATCGTTCGACATGTGCCGGAAAGCCAGGTCGAGCGGTTGATGCTGGAGCGCGGCGATATCGATATTGCGAGCGCATTGACAGCCTCCGATCTCGCGACGTTCCAGGCCAAGCAGGGCTTTGCCATCCAGCGGATCCCGACCGGCGGCTTCTACGTACTGTCGATGAATGCCGGCAACCAGTACCTCTCCAATCCCAAGGTCCGCGAGGCGATTGCCTATGGCATCGACTACAAGGGCATCGAAAAGACGATCATGGGACCTTACGGACGGGCAAGAACCGTTCCCGTTCCGGAGAACTTCGAGTATGCGATCCCGAGCCCGGATTGGCAGCTCAACGTCGAAAAGTCCAAGCAGCTGCTGAGCGAAGCAGGTTTCAAGGACGGCTTCTCGCTGACGCTGAAGACCATTGCCCAAACGCCGCGCATCGATCTTGCCACTGCCATCCAGGCATCGCTTGCCCAGGTCGGCATCAAGATCGACATCCAGCAGGGCAACGGCTCGGAAATCATTGCCGCCCATCGCGCCCGGGATTTCGATCTGCTGATCCCGCAGACCAGCGCCTATATGCCGAATGTGCTCGGCTCGATGGAGCAGTTTTCCTCCAATCCCGACAACTCGAAAGAGGCCAACAATGCCGGCAATTTCGTTTGGCGCTCGGCCTGGGACATTCCAGAGCTGACAGCCCTGACCGCAAAAGCATCGATGGAGCCGGACGCCAAGAAGCGCGGCGAACTCTACGTTCAGATGCAGAAGATGTTCGTCGAACAGAAGCCGGCCGTGCTGCCGATGTTCGAGCGCTTTGAGCCGATCGTCCTCACCGGCAGGGTCCAGGGATATGTCGGACATCCGTCGCAAATGACGCGTCTCGAGAACGTGACCAAGGTCGAAACCCAGTAA
- a CDS encoding ABC transporter permease has product MKELSVAEFGRRLAHLLVSLFILLCVTFVIGRVLPTDPVGAIVGELADPAAYAAMRARLGLDLPIYQQFFLYLNGLAHGDFGTAVLTGNPVSSDLAQAFPATFELATLAVIISTFVGVPLGLVAALFRDSFIDKIARVVALVGHSIPVFWFGIVGLVIFYAGLNWVGGPGRIDVFYEGLVTPQTGLLLIDSLLQGETEIFWNALGHIILPAIILAYAAMAYITRMTRSFTLEQLSQDYVIAARAKGVSPFGTIWRHVLPNIAVQLITILAISYGGLLEGAVVTEIVFSWPGIGQYMTNALMIGDMNAIVAGTIIVGFIFMLLNFLADVAYAVFDPRMREAAR; this is encoded by the coding sequence ATGAAGGAACTCTCCGTAGCCGAATTTGGCCGACGCCTGGCGCATTTGCTGGTCAGCCTGTTCATTCTCCTCTGTGTGACCTTCGTGATCGGCCGCGTCCTGCCCACCGATCCGGTCGGCGCGATCGTCGGCGAACTCGCCGATCCCGCTGCCTATGCGGCGATGCGGGCCCGCCTTGGGCTCGATCTGCCGATCTACCAGCAGTTTTTCCTCTATCTGAACGGGCTGGCGCATGGTGATTTCGGCACCGCCGTCCTCACAGGCAATCCCGTCTCGTCGGACCTTGCCCAGGCATTTCCGGCGACGTTCGAACTGGCGACGCTGGCAGTGATCATTTCGACATTCGTCGGTGTGCCGCTCGGCCTGGTCGCGGCTCTGTTTCGCGATAGCTTCATCGACAAGATCGCCCGGGTGGTGGCGCTCGTCGGGCATTCGATCCCGGTTTTCTGGTTCGGCATCGTCGGGCTCGTCATCTTCTATGCCGGCCTGAACTGGGTCGGCGGGCCGGGCAGGATCGATGTCTTCTACGAAGGCCTCGTCACGCCGCAGACCGGGCTGCTGCTGATCGACAGCCTGCTGCAGGGCGAGACCGAAATCTTCTGGAATGCGCTCGGCCACATCATTCTGCCGGCGATCATCCTCGCCTATGCGGCAATGGCCTATATCACCCGGATGACACGCAGCTTCACCCTGGAGCAGTTGAGCCAGGATTATGTCATCGCGGCCCGCGCCAAGGGTGTCAGCCCCTTCGGCACGATCTGGCGCCATGTCCTGCCGAACATTGCGGTGCAGCTGATCACCATCCTGGCGATTTCCTATGGCGGCCTGCTCGAAGGCGCTGTCGTCACCGAGATCGTCTTCTCCTGGCCGGGCATCGGCCAATACATGACGAACGCCCTCATGATCGGCGATATGAACGCCATCGTGGCCGGCACCATCATCGTGGGATTCATCTTCATGCTGTTAAACTTCCTCGCCGACGTCGCTTACGCCGTCTTCGATCCGCGCATGCGGGAGGCTGCCCGATGA
- a CDS encoding ABC transporter permease, which translates to MSDAVRSDIRIRPPSVATRIAASFARAGRKLAAEPLGLAGFIILGLLCLIAIFAPLLAPYDPVVQSLGDALQAPSLAHWAGTDEFGRDILSRLIFGTRITIQTVLSISLIVGPIGLLIGVVAGFFGGRIDALLMRATDIVLSFPSLILALAFAAALGAGLTTAIIAISLTAWPPIARLARAEALVVRNADYVVAARLYGASPIRILLLYIAPMCVPSVIVRLTLNMAGIILTAASLGFLGLGAQPPAPEWGAMISNGRKFMLDYWWVAVMPGIAILLTSLAFNIAGDALRDILDPRHARS; encoded by the coding sequence ATGAGCGACGCCGTCCGCAGTGACATTCGGATTCGCCCGCCAAGTGTCGCGACCCGCATCGCGGCGTCGTTTGCGCGTGCCGGCCGCAAATTGGCTGCCGAGCCGCTTGGCCTTGCCGGCTTCATCATCCTCGGCCTGCTATGCCTGATCGCGATCTTTGCGCCGCTTCTGGCACCCTATGATCCGGTCGTGCAGTCGCTTGGCGATGCCTTGCAAGCCCCGAGCCTGGCGCATTGGGCCGGCACGGATGAATTCGGCCGGGACATTTTAAGCCGGCTGATCTTCGGCACGCGCATCACCATCCAGACCGTGCTGTCGATCTCCCTGATCGTCGGGCCGATCGGCCTGCTGATCGGCGTCGTTGCCGGGTTTTTCGGCGGGCGCATCGATGCGCTGCTGATGCGGGCGACCGATATCGTTCTGTCTTTCCCGTCGCTAATCCTGGCGCTGGCTTTTGCGGCAGCGCTCGGTGCCGGCCTGACCACGGCAATCATCGCGATCTCGCTGACCGCCTGGCCGCCGATTGCCAGGCTTGCGCGCGCCGAGGCGCTGGTCGTCAGAAACGCCGATTATGTGGTCGCCGCCCGCCTTTACGGCGCCTCGCCGATCCGCATCCTTCTTCTCTATATCGCGCCGATGTGCGTTCCCTCGGTCATCGTCCGCCTGACCCTCAATATGGCCGGCATTATTCTGACGGCGGCTTCCCTCGGCTTTCTCGGCCTCGGCGCCCAGCCGCCGGCGCCGGAATGGGGGGCGATGATTTCCAACGGCCGTAAGTTCATGCTGGATTATTGGTGGGTCGCCGTCATGCCGGGCATCGCCATCCTTCTCACCAGCCTTGCCTTCAACATCGCCGGAGATGCTCTGCGCGACATTCTGGATCCCCGCCATGCCAGATCGTGA